Proteins encoded within one genomic window of Bacillus sp. F19:
- the trmD gene encoding tRNA (guanosine(37)-N1)-methyltransferase TrmD encodes MRIDFLTLFPEMFHGVIGNSILKKAEEKGAVSFKVTNFRDYSDHKHSIVDDYPYGGGAGMVLKPQPIFDAVQDIQKESASAPKIILVCPQGETYTQRKAEELAKEEHLVFICGHYEGYDERIREHLVTDEISIGDFILTGGELASMVIADSVVRLLPDVLGNEDSPVLDSFSTGLLEHPHYTRPSEFRGMKVPDVLISGNHAKIEEWREKESLRRTFNRRPDLLSSFDLSDKQKKWIEEFKKG; translated from the coding sequence ATGAGAATTGATTTCTTAACCCTCTTTCCCGAAATGTTTCATGGAGTAATCGGCAATTCCATTTTGAAAAAAGCGGAAGAAAAGGGTGCCGTCAGCTTTAAAGTAACCAATTTCAGAGATTACTCTGACCATAAGCACTCCATTGTTGATGACTATCCATATGGCGGAGGAGCGGGCATGGTTCTTAAGCCGCAGCCTATATTCGATGCTGTACAAGATATTCAAAAGGAAAGTGCATCTGCCCCTAAAATTATTCTCGTATGCCCCCAGGGTGAAACCTATACCCAGAGAAAAGCAGAGGAACTGGCAAAGGAAGAGCATCTTGTTTTTATCTGCGGACATTATGAAGGATATGACGAGAGAATCAGAGAGCATTTAGTAACGGATGAAATTTCGATTGGAGATTTTATTCTTACCGGCGGAGAACTGGCTTCAATGGTTATCGCTGACAGCGTCGTCAGGCTGCTTCCGGACGTTTTGGGCAATGAGGACTCTCCTGTGCTCGATTCCTTCAGCACAGGGCTTCTGGAGCATCCTCACTACACTCGTCCATCTGAATTCCGCGGAATGAAGGTTCCAGATGTCTTAATCTCCGGCAATCATGCTAAAATTGAAGAATGGCGGGAAAAAGAATCGCTTCGCCGGACTTTTAACAGGAGACCGGATTTGCTGAGCTCCTTCGATCTATCAGACAAGCAGAAAAAGTGGATAGAAGAATTTAAAAAAGGTTAA
- the rplS gene encoding 50S ribosomal protein L19, whose translation MQKLIEDITKEQLRSDLPAFRPGDTVRVHVKVVEGTRERIQIFEGVVIKRRGGGISETFTVRKISYGVGVERTFPVHTPKIAQLEVIRRGKVRRAKLYYLRELRGKAARIKEIR comes from the coding sequence ATGCAAAAACTAATTGAAGATATCACTAAAGAACAATTAAGATCTGATCTTCCTGCTTTCCGTCCTGGAGACACTGTACGTGTACACGTTAAAGTTGTTGAGGGAACTCGTGAGCGTATTCAGATTTTTGAAGGTGTTGTCATTAAGCGTCGTGGTGGTGGAATCAGCGAAACTTTCACAGTTCGCAAAATTTCTTATGGGGTAGGCGTAGAACGTACATTCCCAGTTCACACACCTAAAATCGCACAGTTAGAAGTTATCCGTCGCGGTAAAGTACGCCGTGCGAAACTTTACTACTTGCGCGAATTACGCGGTAAAGCGGCTCGTATTAAAGAAATTCGATAA
- the lepB gene encoding signal peptidase I, which yields MTRKKSELFEWIKALAIAVILAAVIRYFLFAPIVVDGLSMMPTLHDQDRMIVNKIGYKIGEPERFDIVVFHATEEKDYIKRVIGLPGDRVEYRDDTLYINGKAYEEPYLDEYKNTLIDGPLTEPFTVEEVPEGQLFVMGDNRRYSKDSRHIGPVSKDEVMGQTSLIYWPLNDIRFVE from the coding sequence ATGACTCGAAAAAAGAGCGAGTTGTTTGAATGGATCAAAGCACTTGCTATTGCAGTAATACTCGCAGCCGTTATCCGATATTTCTTATTTGCACCAATTGTTGTGGATGGATTGTCCATGATGCCTACCCTGCACGATCAGGACCGCATGATAGTTAATAAAATTGGGTATAAAATAGGTGAACCGGAGCGGTTTGATATTGTCGTTTTTCATGCAACTGAAGAAAAGGACTACATCAAAAGAGTCATTGGACTTCCGGGAGACCGTGTAGAATACCGTGATGATACGCTCTACATTAATGGAAAAGCCTATGAAGAGCCTTATTTAGATGAGTATAAAAACACGTTAATTGACGGACCTTTGACAGAACCGTTTACAGTTGAAGAAGTCCCTGAAGGCCAGTTGTTTGTAATGGGTGATAACCGGAGATACAGCAAAGACAGCCGCCATATCGGCCCGGTATCCAAAGATGAGGTTATGGGACAAACAAGCCTGATCTACTGGCCATTAAATGATATTCGATTTGTTGAGTAA
- the ylqF gene encoding ribosome biogenesis GTPase YlqF: MTIQWFPGHMAKARRQVTEKLKLIDIVFELVDARIPVSSRNPMIDEIISSKPRIVLLNKADMADPKATQQWLAYFREQGIHALPIDAKTGTGMKQIVSMSKEVLKEKFDRLAAKGVKPRAIRALIIGIPNVGKSTLINRLAKKNMAKTGDRPGVTTAQQWVKVGKELELLDTPGILWPKFEDELVGLKLATTGAIKDAILNLQEVALYALEFLSEKYPNRLKERYALEEIPEDRVELFDAVAKKRGCIMSGGWVDYDKTSELLLREIRSEKLGRLSFETTESIQQ; the protein is encoded by the coding sequence ATGACTATACAATGGTTTCCCGGCCACATGGCCAAAGCAAGACGTCAAGTAACCGAAAAATTAAAGTTAATAGATATCGTTTTTGAACTTGTAGATGCGAGAATTCCGGTATCATCAAGAAATCCGATGATCGATGAAATTATATCGAGCAAACCGAGAATTGTGCTGCTGAATAAAGCTGACATGGCTGATCCGAAGGCGACACAGCAATGGCTTGCCTATTTTAGAGAGCAGGGGATTCACGCATTGCCGATAGACGCTAAAACGGGTACCGGCATGAAACAGATTGTTTCGATGTCAAAAGAAGTCCTGAAAGAAAAGTTTGACAGACTAGCTGCAAAAGGGGTTAAACCAAGAGCGATTCGCGCATTGATTATCGGCATTCCAAATGTCGGAAAGTCGACGCTTATCAACCGTCTGGCAAAGAAAAATATGGCAAAAACCGGAGATCGACCGGGAGTCACTACTGCCCAGCAGTGGGTAAAAGTAGGCAAGGAGCTTGAGCTGCTTGATACTCCAGGAATTCTATGGCCTAAATTTGAAGATGAGCTTGTCGGACTAAAGCTAGCAACTACAGGTGCTATTAAAGATGCGATCTTAAACCTTCAGGAAGTTGCGTTATATGCATTGGAATTTTTAAGCGAAAAGTATCCAAACCGGCTTAAAGAAAGATATGCACTTGAAGAAATCCCTGAGGATCGTGTAGAGCTTTTTGATGCTGTAGCGAAAAAAAGAGGATGCATCATGTCTGGCGGCTGGGTGGACTATGATAAAACATCCGAGCTTCTCCTAAGAGAAATCCGCTCTGAAAAACTGGGACGCCTGAGCTTTGAAACGACAGAAAGCATTCAGCAATAA
- a CDS encoding ribonuclease HII, whose translation MKKQTTEQIRQKLIQIEHTGDPFLLECGKDERKSVQKLVEKWMREFEQKKKDKQMFEDMMTFERQARDKGYKYICGIDEVGRGPLAGPVVAAAVILPEEFFLPGLTDSKKLSAEKRELFFEKIVSESVAYGIGTISPAQIDEVNIYQATKAAMLKAVDELAVRPEYMLIDAMEIALPIPQESLIKGDARSVSIAAASVVAKVTRDRIMKKLAQKFPQYGFDQNMGYGTKLHLEALNKNGVTDYHRKSFSPVKEMALSK comes from the coding sequence ATGAAAAAACAAACAACTGAGCAAATCAGGCAAAAATTGATTCAAATCGAACATACAGGCGACCCTTTTTTACTTGAATGCGGAAAAGATGAACGAAAAAGTGTACAAAAACTGGTCGAAAAATGGATGCGCGAATTTGAACAGAAGAAAAAAGATAAGCAGATGTTTGAAGACATGATGACATTTGAGCGTCAGGCAAGAGACAAGGGATATAAATACATATGCGGAATTGATGAAGTCGGACGCGGTCCGCTGGCAGGGCCTGTTGTGGCTGCTGCTGTTATCCTTCCTGAAGAATTTTTCCTGCCAGGGTTAACTGATTCCAAAAAACTGTCAGCAGAAAAAAGAGAGTTATTTTTTGAGAAGATCGTCAGTGAGTCTGTCGCTTATGGAATCGGGACTATTTCACCTGCGCAAATTGATGAGGTGAACATCTATCAGGCTACTAAAGCTGCTATGCTGAAGGCTGTAGATGAGCTCGCTGTGCGGCCTGAGTATATGCTCATTGATGCAATGGAGATTGCCCTGCCAATCCCTCAAGAATCATTGATAAAAGGGGATGCAAGAAGCGTGAGCATCGCTGCGGCCTCCGTCGTGGCAAAAGTCACCAGAGATCGAATCATGAAAAAGCTTGCACAGAAATTTCCCCAGTACGGGTTCGATCAAAATATGGGATATGGAACAAAGCTGCATCTTGAAGCTTTAAATAAGAATGGAGTAACAGACTATCACCGCAAGAGCTTTTCTCCTGTGAAAGAAATGGCATTAAGTAAATAA
- a CDS encoding EscU/YscU/HrcU family type III secretion system export apparatus switch protein, with product MIDLHIQNCIMTVTIYNQFKPFHSLFHKEAAKFNHVPVQQDPSFNEILHKVEVNEQIPKELYHAVAEIFLFIYHVDKEVKTMSDKNNWEN from the coding sequence TTGATTGATTTACATATTCAAAACTGCATCATGACTGTCACAATTTATAATCAATTCAAACCGTTTCACTCACTCTTTCACAAGGAAGCTGCAAAATTCAATCATGTTCCTGTACAGCAGGATCCTTCGTTTAATGAAATCCTCCATAAGGTGGAAGTGAACGAGCAAATTCCGAAAGAACTTTATCACGCAGTCGCTGAAATCTTTTTATTTATTTATCATGTGGATAAAGAAGTCAAGACCATGTCAGACAAAAATAACTGGGAAAATTGA
- the sucC gene encoding ADP-forming succinate--CoA ligase subunit beta, with protein sequence MNIHEYQGKEILRKYGVAVPNGKVAFTVEEAVSAAKELGTEVVVVKAQIHAGGRGKAGGVKVAKNIEEVETYANEILGKTLVTHQTGPEGKEVKRLLIEEGCDIKKEYYIGLVLDRATSRVVLMASEEGGTEIEEVAEATPEKIFKEVIDPAVGLQAYQARRIAFNINIQKELVGQAVKFMMSLYKAFTEKDCSIAEINPLVVTGDGKVMALDAKLNFDSNALYRRKDILEYRDLDEEDAKEIEASKYDLSYISLDGNIGCMVNGAGLAMATMDIIKYYGGDPANFLDVGGGATAEKVTEAFKIILSDQNVKGIFVNIFGGIMKCDIIAQGVVEATKQVGLEIPLVVRLEGTNVELGKQILNESGLNITSAESMADGAQKIVSLVG encoded by the coding sequence ATGAATATCCATGAGTATCAAGGAAAAGAAATCCTTAGAAAATATGGAGTAGCAGTACCAAACGGCAAAGTTGCCTTCACAGTTGAAGAAGCTGTGTCAGCAGCAAAAGAATTAGGTACTGAAGTAGTTGTTGTAAAAGCTCAGATCCATGCGGGCGGCCGCGGAAAAGCTGGCGGGGTAAAAGTTGCAAAGAATATTGAAGAAGTGGAAACTTATGCGAATGAAATTTTAGGGAAAACGCTAGTTACCCACCAGACAGGTCCGGAAGGCAAAGAAGTAAAACGCTTACTTATCGAAGAAGGCTGCGATATTAAGAAAGAATACTATATCGGACTTGTATTGGACCGCGCAACTTCACGTGTTGTTTTAATGGCATCTGAAGAAGGCGGAACGGAAATTGAAGAAGTTGCAGAAGCAACTCCTGAAAAGATTTTCAAAGAAGTAATCGATCCTGCTGTAGGTTTACAAGCTTACCAGGCTCGCAGAATTGCTTTTAATATTAATATTCAGAAAGAATTAGTCGGGCAGGCTGTTAAATTCATGATGAGCCTGTACAAAGCATTCACTGAAAAAGACTGTTCAATTGCTGAAATCAATCCTCTTGTTGTAACAGGAGACGGGAAAGTAATGGCGCTGGATGCAAAATTAAACTTTGACTCAAATGCCCTTTACCGCAGAAAAGATATTCTTGAATACCGTGATCTTGATGAAGAGGATGCTAAAGAGATCGAAGCTTCTAAATATGACTTAAGCTATATTTCTTTAGATGGAAATATCGGCTGTATGGTAAATGGAGCAGGACTTGCAATGGCAACGATGGATATCATCAAGTACTACGGCGGGGACCCGGCAAACTTCCTGGACGTTGGGGGCGGTGCAACGGCTGAGAAGGTAACAGAAGCATTTAAGATTATCCTTTCAGATCAAAACGTAAAAGGGATTTTCGTCAACATTTTCGGCGGAATTATGAAATGTGACATTATCGCTCAGGGTGTTGTTGAGGCTACGAAACAAGTCGGCCTTGAAATTCCTTTAGTTGTCCGTTTAGAAGGCACTAACGTTGAGCTTGGCAAACAAATCTTAAATGAATCCGGTTTAAATATCACATCTGCAGAATCAATGGCTGATGGCGCACAAAAAATCGTATCTTTAGTAGGGTAA
- the sucD gene encoding succinate--CoA ligase subunit alpha has product MSVFINKDTKVIVQGITGSTALFHTKQMLEYGTKIVGGVTPGKGNTEVEGVPVFNTVEDAVKETGANASVIYVPAPFAADAIMEAVDAELDLVICITEHIPVLDMVNVKRYMEGKKTRLVGPNCPGVITPDECKIGIMPGYIHTKGHVGVVSRSGTLTYEAVHQLTQAGIGQSTAVGIGGDPVNGTNFIDVLKAFNEDEDTYAVIMIGEIGGTAEEEAALWIKENMTKPVVGFIGGQTAPPGKRMGHAGAIISGGKGTAAEKIKTMNECGIKVADTPSVMGETLIEALKENNLLEKCKTH; this is encoded by the coding sequence ATGAGCGTATTTATTAACAAAGATACTAAAGTAATTGTACAGGGGATTACAGGATCTACTGCGCTATTTCATACAAAGCAAATGCTTGAGTATGGCACAAAAATAGTAGGCGGAGTTACACCGGGAAAAGGAAACACGGAAGTAGAAGGAGTTCCTGTCTTTAATACAGTTGAAGATGCTGTTAAAGAAACAGGTGCAAATGCATCAGTCATTTATGTTCCGGCACCATTTGCAGCAGATGCAATCATGGAAGCTGTTGATGCTGAACTTGATCTCGTTATCTGTATCACTGAACACATTCCGGTTCTTGATATGGTTAATGTGAAGCGTTACATGGAAGGCAAGAAAACCCGCCTTGTCGGACCAAACTGCCCGGGTGTCATCACACCTGATGAATGTAAAATCGGCATCATGCCTGGATATATTCATACAAAAGGACATGTTGGCGTCGTATCACGTTCAGGAACATTAACATACGAGGCTGTTCATCAGCTCACTCAAGCAGGCATCGGTCAATCTACAGCTGTAGGTATTGGCGGAGATCCTGTAAACGGCACAAACTTTATCGATGTTCTTAAGGCATTCAATGAAGATGAGGACACATATGCAGTCATCATGATCGGCGAAATCGGCGGAACTGCTGAAGAAGAAGCAGCATTATGGATTAAAGAAAACATGACAAAGCCAGTTGTTGGCTTTATCGGCGGTCAAACAGCACCTCCTGGAAAGCGCATGGGCCATGCTGGTGCGATTATTTCAGGCGGCAAGGGTACTGCGGCCGAAAAGATTAAAACAATGAATGAGTGCGGCATAAAAGTTGCTGACACTCCATCTGTTATGGGTGAAACATTAATTGAAGCTTTAAAAGAAAATAATTTGCTGGAAAAATGTAAAACACATTAA
- the dprA gene encoding DNA-processing protein DprA, with protein MLEIEKTLIHLSHCRGFRHLNFFKLFKADSTLKSLYRFTDQEIQLLFKLTDQTLPQFLQDFHSFNLQDIKAYYDEQNFHMLTLFNETYPELLREIPDPPPILFYKGDITRLKSKKMISIVGTRNPTTYGINALQKIVPPLVSDGWTIVSGLAKGIDALAHRAALNEKGATIGVIAGGLQHFYPKENKALFEKMSSEQLVLSEHPPNVKPQKWHFPQRNRIISGLSLGTVVMQAKEKSGSLITANIAIDQGRQVFAVPGSIFDDFSAGANQLIKQGAYLAEDGSDIINDLILQV; from the coding sequence ATGCTCGAAATAGAAAAAACGCTTATCCATTTATCGCACTGCAGGGGCTTTCGCCACCTTAATTTTTTCAAACTGTTTAAAGCCGACTCAACTTTAAAATCCCTATACAGGTTCACAGATCAAGAGATTCAGCTGCTTTTCAAGCTTACAGATCAAACACTTCCACAATTTCTTCAAGATTTCCACTCATTTAACCTCCAAGACATAAAGGCATATTATGATGAACAGAACTTTCATATGCTCACTCTTTTTAATGAAACTTACCCAGAACTGCTGCGTGAGATTCCAGATCCCCCTCCAATTCTCTTTTATAAAGGTGACATAACTCGTCTAAAATCAAAAAAAATGATCAGCATAGTAGGAACACGGAATCCAACAACATACGGCATAAATGCGCTGCAAAAAATTGTGCCGCCCTTAGTCAGCGATGGATGGACCATTGTAAGCGGGCTGGCTAAAGGTATTGACGCTCTTGCCCATCGTGCCGCCTTAAATGAAAAGGGAGCAACAATCGGAGTTATTGCAGGGGGATTACAACACTTTTATCCTAAGGAAAATAAAGCTCTGTTTGAAAAAATGTCCTCTGAACAGCTTGTCCTCTCGGAACATCCTCCAAATGTAAAACCTCAAAAATGGCACTTTCCCCAAAGAAACCGGATCATTAGCGGCTTGAGCCTTGGAACAGTTGTGATGCAGGCTAAAGAGAAAAGCGGATCGCTGATTACGGCTAACATTGCAATAGATCAGGGGAGACAGGTTTTTGCTGTTCCGGGGTCCATATTTGATGATTTCTCTGCTGGAGCAAATCAGCTGATCAAGCAGGGGGCATATCTCGCAGAAGACGGAAGCGATATCATAAATGATCTCATTTTGCAGGTATAA
- the topA gene encoding type I DNA topoisomerase produces the protein MSDFLVIVESPAKAKTIERYLGKKYKVKASMGHVRDLPRSQIGVDTEGNYEPKYITIRGKGPVLKELKTAAKKAKKVYLAADPDREGEAIAWHLAHSLDVDVLSDCRVVFNEITKDAIKESFKHPRPINMDLVDAQQARRILDRLVGYKISPILWKKVKKGLSAGRVQSVAVRLIIDREKEIKAFVPEEYWTIESQFLKDQDLFDGAFFGISGKKAELKTEADVNEVLNKIKGNNFTVTNVSKKERKRNPAVPFTTSTLQQEAARKLNFRAKKTMMIAQQLYEGMDLGKEGTVGLITYMRTDSTRISETAQQEAFTFIEQKYGKEFTNTEKKAAKKNSNTQDAHEAIRPTSTLKDPASLKEFLSRDQLRLYKLIWERFVASQMASAVLDTMSVDLNNNDVMFRANGSKIKFPGFMKVYVEGNDDGVEEKDRMLPDLQNGDVVYSKDIEPAQHFTQPPPRYTEARLVKTLEELGIGRPSTYAPTLDTIQKRGYVALDNKRFIPTELGEIVLELIMEFFPEIINVEFTAKMENSLDEIEDGNVQWANIIDDFYKDFAKRLEVAENEMEEIEIKDEPAGVDCEECGNPMVFKMGRYGKFMACSNFPDCRNTKPIVKEIGVPCPKCEKGNIVERKSKKRRIFYGCDQFPECDFLSWDKPIARSCPKCDNMLVEKKLKKGMQVQCVNCDYKEEQQK, from the coding sequence ATGTCGGATTTTTTAGTGATTGTTGAATCGCCGGCAAAAGCGAAAACAATTGAACGATATCTAGGAAAAAAATATAAGGTTAAAGCTTCTATGGGGCATGTCCGCGATCTTCCAAGAAGTCAGATCGGCGTAGACACTGAGGGGAATTACGAACCGAAATATATTACTATTCGGGGGAAAGGGCCAGTCCTTAAAGAATTAAAAACAGCAGCAAAAAAAGCCAAAAAAGTCTATCTCGCAGCTGACCCGGATCGCGAAGGGGAAGCTATTGCCTGGCACCTCGCTCATAGTCTTGACGTTGACGTACTGTCAGACTGCCGTGTCGTTTTCAATGAGATAACAAAGGATGCCATCAAAGAATCATTTAAACATCCTCGTCCCATCAACATGGATTTAGTTGATGCTCAGCAGGCGAGACGTATTCTGGACAGATTAGTCGGGTATAAAATCAGCCCGATTCTCTGGAAAAAAGTAAAAAAAGGATTAAGCGCGGGACGCGTTCAGTCTGTTGCTGTCCGTTTAATCATTGACCGCGAAAAAGAAATAAAGGCATTTGTTCCGGAAGAATACTGGACAATAGAAAGTCAATTCTTAAAAGACCAAGATCTTTTCGATGGTGCATTCTTTGGGATCAGCGGGAAAAAAGCGGAATTAAAAACCGAAGCTGATGTTAACGAAGTATTAAATAAAATCAAAGGCAACAATTTTACAGTCACAAACGTTTCGAAAAAAGAAAGAAAACGTAATCCAGCAGTTCCATTTACAACATCTACACTCCAGCAGGAAGCGGCCCGTAAATTGAATTTCAGAGCGAAAAAGACAATGATGATTGCACAGCAGTTATACGAAGGAATGGACCTTGGTAAAGAGGGGACTGTCGGTCTGATTACGTACATGCGTACAGATTCTACAAGAATTTCTGAAACAGCTCAGCAAGAAGCATTTACTTTCATTGAACAGAAGTATGGCAAAGAATTTACGAATACAGAGAAGAAGGCTGCGAAAAAAAATTCAAATACCCAAGATGCCCATGAGGCGATCCGCCCTACTTCAACTCTGAAGGATCCTGCATCTTTAAAAGAATTCTTAAGCCGCGATCAGCTGCGTTTATACAAATTAATCTGGGAACGTTTTGTAGCAAGTCAAATGGCATCTGCCGTACTTGATACAATGAGTGTCGATTTAAACAATAACGATGTAATGTTCAGAGCAAATGGCTCCAAAATTAAATTTCCCGGATTTATGAAAGTATATGTCGAAGGAAATGATGATGGAGTGGAAGAGAAGGACCGCATGCTTCCTGATTTACAAAATGGAGATGTGGTTTATTCAAAGGATATAGAACCTGCTCAGCATTTCACTCAGCCTCCCCCTCGCTATACAGAGGCAAGACTTGTAAAAACGCTTGAGGAGCTTGGAATAGGCAGACCGTCAACTTATGCACCTACTCTTGATACAATTCAGAAAAGAGGCTATGTTGCCCTTGATAATAAACGATTTATTCCGACTGAGCTTGGTGAGATCGTTCTTGAATTGATCATGGAATTTTTCCCTGAAATCATTAATGTTGAATTTACGGCTAAAATGGAAAACAGTCTTGATGAAATTGAAGACGGAAATGTACAATGGGCCAATATCATTGACGATTTTTATAAAGATTTTGCAAAGCGCCTGGAAGTCGCTGAAAATGAAATGGAAGAAATCGAAATTAAAGATGAACCGGCAGGTGTGGACTGTGAAGAATGCGGCAACCCAATGGTGTTTAAGATGGGGCGTTACGGAAAATTCATGGCTTGCTCGAATTTCCCCGATTGCCGCAATACAAAACCGATTGTGAAAGAAATCGGGGTTCCTTGTCCGAAATGTGAAAAAGGAAATATCGTTGAAAGAAAATCAAAGAAACGCCGCATTTTCTATGGCTGTGATCAATTTCCAGAATGTGACTTCCTATCATGGGATAAACCGATTGCAAGATCATGCCCAAAATGTGATAATATGCTAGTTGAGAAAAAACTTAAAAAGGGCATGCAGGTACAGTGCGTGAACTGTGATTATAAAGAAGAACAGCAAAAGTAA